A single genomic interval of Spinacia oleracea cultivar Varoflay chromosome 6, BTI_SOV_V1, whole genome shotgun sequence harbors:
- the LOC130464293 gene encoding uncharacterized protein gives MVGVINRLKSALVRARSALSCRSPHSTRTAAGRAGADDAGPSGGGHGRERERARHSPLRHRRSDAGVSSSGERSEPERRRRSVSVAREPSPELQSQPHFWGDSGWGPSYHGEWSGWTGEAWRHGADDES, from the exons atggtgggggtgatcaaccggttgaagtccgcgttggttcgagctcggtctgcactttcttgcaggagcccccactctactcgg ACGGCTGCTGGACgtgccggggccgacgacgcgggtccctcgggcgggggacacggtcgtgagagagagagggcacgacactcgcccctacggcatcgccgttccgacgcgggggtgagttcttccggggagaggtccgagccggagcgtaggcgacgttccgtgtcggtggcccgagagcctagccccgagttgcagtcacaacctcatttttggggtgactctggctgggggccctcataccacggggagtggagtggatggaccggcgaggcttggagacatggagccgatgacgagtcttag